A portion of the Oscillospiraceae bacterium genome contains these proteins:
- the lgt gene encoding prolipoprotein diacylglyceryl transferase, translated as MTNLVQFPGLGLSFHLNRVAFSIGGVHIYWYGVCIAVGLCLALVFAFRHSIEFGVDPDGMVDVILIGVVLGIVSARAYYVAMAPFQYQSIWEMIAIRDGGLAIYGGIIGGFLFGGLACKWRKVPVLPMFDLTAMGFLIGQGCGRWGNFFNQEAFGCNTTLPWGMYSEGTRSYLMGSTVTVQNGVTIDPNLPVHPTFLYESIWCLVGFILLFRYIKKRKFNGDITLRYLIWYGAGRFWIEALRTDSLMLVPSIGLRASQLVAGIAVVAGVAAEIYFTRKFKGKPLMVPLAMTAENKAAMKKLDGPIAFAGADTQLPASASRKEFVEKTERYNAEVKQKLEEQQKNH; from the coding sequence TTGACAAATCTGGTGCAGTTCCCGGGCCTGGGCCTCAGCTTTCATCTGAACCGGGTGGCCTTTTCCATCGGTGGGGTCCATATCTATTGGTACGGCGTGTGCATCGCAGTGGGCCTGTGCCTGGCCTTGGTGTTCGCCTTCCGCCACAGCATCGAGTTCGGGGTGGACCCGGACGGCATGGTGGACGTGATCCTGATCGGCGTGGTGCTGGGCATCGTCAGTGCCCGGGCCTACTATGTGGCCATGGCACCGTTCCAATACCAGAGCATCTGGGAGATGATCGCCATCCGGGACGGCGGCCTTGCCATCTACGGCGGCATCATCGGCGGCTTTCTGTTCGGCGGGCTGGCCTGCAAGTGGCGCAAGGTGCCGGTTCTGCCCATGTTCGACCTGACCGCCATGGGCTTTCTCATCGGGCAGGGCTGCGGCCGCTGGGGCAACTTCTTCAATCAGGAGGCCTTTGGCTGCAACACCACCCTGCCCTGGGGCATGTACAGCGAGGGCACCCGCTCTTACCTGATGGGCAGCACGGTCACCGTGCAGAACGGTGTGACCATCGACCCCAACCTGCCGGTGCACCCCACCTTCCTGTATGAAAGCATCTGGTGCCTGGTGGGTTTCATCCTGCTGTTCCGGTACATCAAAAAGCGGAAATTCAACGGCGACATCACCTTGCGGTACCTCATCTGGTACGGCGCAGGCCGCTTCTGGATCGAAGCGCTGCGCACCGACAGCCTGATGCTGGTGCCCTCCATCGGGCTCCGGGCCTCCCAGCTGGTGGCAGGCATCGCCGTGGTGGCCGGTGTGGCGGCAGAAATTTACTTCACCCGCAAATTCAAGGGCAAACCGCTGATGGTGCCGCTGGCCATGACGGCAGAGAACAAGGCCGCCATGAAGAAGCTGGACGGCCCCATCGCCTTTGCGGGTGCCGACACCCAGCTGCCGGCCAGCGCCTCCCGCAAGGAGTTCGTGGAAAAGACCGAGCGCTACAACGCAGAGGTGAAACAGAAGCTGGAAGAACAGCAGAAGAACCACTGA
- a CDS encoding insulinase family protein, which yields MERTLIAPGVHLSCDPAEKFNRCRISIHFAFPAQRATATAHALLPLVLERGYADCPDMTLLTKKLAKLYGADLTVDARPMGCNHNLCVSVTGIKDRFALEGEPLTREYASIALGAAFHPAFVGGVFDPQAVEIEKQMLKKALEDELNDKRIYCLRQANREFFGDSPAAVRQEGYLEEVDGLTPEQLTAAYREMLRTASIELIVLGCDDAQTAAIRDALRTELTAIDRAPLPLVENMATPRQEPVHKTETFDMVQAKLCMLFTLGQPMQPQQLAAVRLAMALYGGSVTSRLFLNVRERDHLCYYCSASFQSFTGSMAVNSGVEHADAARAEQAILKELADLCDGPITDEELEDCRRGLLSGYERRGGQPGRHGDLVLHRGAAGRCQQCGPHPDPGPGPRGPAGGDQGGRAQHPAPADPVGQLSAHKGGTDPCLIPNRPCWNRPWPTSGRCCPPA from the coding sequence TTGGAACGTACTCTCATTGCGCCGGGCGTGCATCTTTCCTGCGACCCGGCGGAAAAATTCAACCGCTGCCGCATCAGCATCCATTTTGCCTTCCCGGCACAGCGGGCCACGGCCACCGCCCACGCCCTGCTGCCGCTGGTGCTGGAGCGCGGCTACGCCGACTGCCCGGACATGACCCTGCTGACCAAGAAGCTGGCAAAGCTGTACGGCGCAGACCTGACCGTGGACGCCCGCCCCATGGGCTGCAACCACAACCTGTGCGTCAGCGTGACCGGCATCAAGGATCGGTTTGCGCTGGAAGGGGAGCCCCTGACCCGTGAATATGCCTCCATTGCGCTGGGGGCGGCTTTCCACCCGGCCTTCGTGGGCGGCGTGTTCGACCCGCAGGCCGTGGAGATCGAAAAGCAGATGCTGAAAAAGGCACTGGAAGATGAACTGAACGACAAGCGCATCTACTGCCTGCGGCAGGCCAACCGGGAATTTTTCGGCGACAGCCCTGCCGCCGTGCGGCAGGAGGGCTATCTGGAAGAAGTGGATGGCCTGACCCCGGAGCAGCTGACCGCGGCTTACCGCGAAATGCTGCGCACCGCCAGCATCGAGCTCATCGTGCTGGGCTGCGACGATGCCCAGACGGCGGCCATCCGGGATGCGCTGCGGACCGAGCTGACCGCCATCGACCGGGCCCCGCTGCCGCTGGTGGAAAATATGGCCACCCCCCGGCAGGAGCCGGTGCACAAGACCGAGACCTTTGACATGGTGCAGGCCAAGCTGTGCATGCTGTTTACGCTGGGGCAGCCCATGCAGCCCCAGCAGCTGGCCGCTGTGCGGCTTGCCATGGCCCTGTACGGCGGCAGCGTGACCAGCCGCCTGTTCCTCAATGTGCGGGAGCGGGACCACCTGTGCTACTACTGCTCGGCCTCCTTCCAGAGCTTTACCGGCAGCATGGCCGTGAACAGCGGTGTGGAGCACGCTGACGCGGCCCGCGCCGAACAGGCCATCCTCAAGGAGCTGGCCGACCTGTGCGACGGGCCCATCACCGACGAGGAGCTGGAGGACTGCCGCCGGGGCCTGCTCAGCGGCTATGAACGGCGTGGAGGACAGCCTGGGCGGCATGGAGACCTGGTATTACATCGAGGTGCTGCGGGCCGGTGCCAACAGTGCGGCCCCCATCCAGACCCCGGCCCAGGCCCGCGCGGCCCTGCAGGCGGTGACCAAGGAGGACGTGCGCAGCATCCTGCGCCAGCTGACCCTGTCGGTCAGCTATCTGCTCACAAAGGAGGGACCGACCCATGCCTGATACCAAACAGACCGTGCTGGAACAGGCCGTGGCCGACCAGTGGAAGGTGCTGCCCTCCGGCCTGA
- a CDS encoding M15 family metallopeptidase yields MEQKRTAPRAQKTQPLTYREWKRRKQLRLARNWGLFLAGCALVVFLLTKGILWLLPHLHGADGPQTFAASAYNSTGYFFDADDARLVLVNANLPFDEEPSPTLDAADEAGTQLEAEAAQQYRSMAAAAQADGITLTLVTGYQDADTRTAAYEAQKQTYLARHKSEEEASARAAAILPEADANEHGTGYAADILSTDYTAQDTGFADTRAYQWLTAYAAEYGFILRYPEDRQAITGVVFEPWHWRYVGVENALAIRASGLSLEEFLAEQKAL; encoded by the coding sequence ATGGAACAAAAACGCACCGCGCCCCGGGCGCAAAAGACCCAGCCCCTGACCTACCGTGAATGGAAGCGCCGCAAACAGCTGCGCCTGGCCCGCAACTGGGGGCTGTTTCTGGCCGGGTGCGCCCTGGTGGTGTTCCTGCTGACCAAGGGCATCCTCTGGCTGCTGCCCCACCTGCACGGTGCCGACGGGCCCCAGACCTTTGCCGCCAGTGCCTACAACAGCACCGGCTACTTCTTTGATGCCGACGATGCGCGCCTTGTGCTGGTGAACGCCAATCTGCCCTTTGACGAGGAACCTTCTCCCACGCTGGATGCCGCCGACGAGGCGGGCACCCAGCTGGAAGCGGAGGCCGCGCAGCAGTACCGCAGCATGGCCGCGGCAGCACAGGCCGACGGCATCACCCTGACGCTGGTCACCGGCTATCAGGATGCCGACACCCGCACCGCAGCCTATGAGGCGCAGAAACAGACCTACCTTGCCCGGCACAAGTCGGAAGAGGAAGCATCTGCCCGGGCCGCCGCCATCCTGCCCGAAGCCGACGCCAACGAGCACGGCACCGGCTATGCGGCCGACATCCTCAGCACGGACTACACCGCCCAGGACACCGGCTTTGCCGATACCCGCGCCTACCAGTGGCTCACGGCCTACGCCGCCGAGTACGGCTTTATCCTGCGCTACCCGGAGGACCGGCAGGCCATCACCGGGGTGGTGTTCGAGCCGTGGCACTGGCGGTATGTGGGGGTGGAAAACGCCCTGGCCATCCGTGCCAGCGGCCTGAGCCTGGAGGAATTCCTGGCCGAACAGAAGGCCCTGTGA
- a CDS encoding insulinase family protein: MPDTKQTVLEQAVADQWKVLPSGLTVLVRPMPGYSSTHVIFATKFGSIDRDFRLDGKEVHLPAGVAHFLEHKMFEDQDGDAFAKYAKTGANANAFTSFDRTCYLFTATQQLDESLDVLLGMVTHPYFTEQTIAKEQGIIGQEIKMYDDSPDWRLITGLFECLYHSHPIRSDIAGTVESIAEITPEMLYDSCRAFYAPDNMVLAAAGDTTMERVLAACARHGLMEPRSTERVQRLWTPEPMTLVTTETTLKMPVSKPCFGLGFKEEPLPEGDLRTEALYDLILCCIVGGMSPLYRACTMRAS, translated from the coding sequence ATGCCTGATACCAAACAGACCGTGCTGGAACAGGCCGTGGCCGACCAGTGGAAGGTGCTGCCCTCCGGCCTGACCGTGCTGGTGCGGCCCATGCCGGGCTACTCCAGCACCCACGTCATCTTTGCTACCAAATTCGGCTCCATCGACCGGGATTTCCGGCTGGACGGCAAAGAGGTGCATCTGCCCGCCGGTGTGGCGCATTTTCTGGAACACAAGATGTTCGAGGACCAGGACGGCGACGCCTTTGCCAAGTACGCCAAGACCGGTGCCAACGCCAACGCCTTTACCAGCTTTGACCGCACCTGTTACCTGTTCACCGCCACCCAGCAGCTGGACGAAAGTCTGGATGTGCTGCTGGGCATGGTGACCCACCCCTACTTCACCGAGCAGACCATTGCCAAGGAGCAGGGCATCATCGGGCAGGAGATCAAAATGTACGACGACAGCCCGGACTGGCGGCTCATCACCGGCCTGTTCGAGTGCCTGTATCACAGCCACCCCATCCGCAGCGACATTGCGGGCACGGTGGAAAGCATTGCCGAGATCACCCCGGAGATGCTCTACGACAGCTGCCGGGCCTTTTATGCCCCGGACAACATGGTGCTGGCCGCCGCCGGTGACACCACCATGGAACGGGTGCTGGCCGCCTGCGCGCGCCACGGCCTGATGGAGCCCCGCAGCACCGAGCGGGTGCAGCGGCTGTGGACGCCGGAGCCCATGACCCTTGTCACCACCGAAACGACCCTGAAAATGCCGGTGTCCAAGCCCTGCTTCGGCCTCGGTTTCAAGGAAGAGCCGCTGCCGGAGGGCGACCTGCGCACCGAGGCGCTGTATGACCTCATCCTCTGCTGCATCGTGGGCGGCATGTCGCCGCTGTACCGCGCCTGTACGATGAGGGCCTCGTGA